The proteins below come from a single Triticum aestivum cultivar Chinese Spring chromosome 5D, IWGSC CS RefSeq v2.1, whole genome shotgun sequence genomic window:
- the LOC123124909 gene encoding uncharacterized protein, which produces MPCLAHEYHPRLPATNHCKSLSCLIRETYAHCHVPCLGTPGARWSSDDDSDDDDMLDTKQVILNEMRRRQLKKESRCSVGSPTLSSAFVWSFTPLILEKVSSPEKFVVVEGEQKEEAEAGSDDGDIESEAFFSVKSFFTRSTSRAATVASLTDMGPPATWEGFRDCEGWPFGLCRRPAVPPLPSTPADSWQWRKQSSGRNLAVSPRPAYGHKITAT; this is translated from the exons ATGCCTTGCTTGGCGCACGAGTACCACCCCAGGCTCCCGGCCACTAACCACTGCAAGTCCCTCTCCTGCCTCATCCGGGAGACCTACGCGCACTGCCATGTCCCCTGCCTCGGGACCCCCGGCGCCCGGTGGAGCTCcgacgacgacagcgacgacgatgacATGCTCGACACGAAACAG GTGATACTCAACGAGATGAGGAGGCGGCAGCTGAAGAAGGAGTCGAGGTGCAGCGTGGGCTCGCCGACTCTGTCCAGCGCCTTCGTGTGGTCCTTCACCCCGCTCATTCTGGAGAAGGTGTCCAGCCCTGAGAAGTTCGTCGTGGTGGAAGGGGAGCAGAAGGAAGAGGCCGAGGCGGGAAGCGACGACGGCGACATCGAGAGCGAGGCGTTCTTCTCGGTGAAGAGCTTCTTCACGCGCAGCACGAGCCGGGCGGCGACCGTGGCGTCGTTGACGGACATGGGCCCGCCGGCGACGTGGGAGGGCTTCCGGGACTGCGAGGGCTGGCCGTTCGGGCTGTGCCGCCGCCCCGCCGTGCCGCCGCTGCCCAGCACGCCGGCCGACTCCTGGCAGTGGCGCAAGCAGAGCAGCGGCCGCAACCTCGCCGTGAGCCCGCGCCCTGCGTATGGTCACAAGATCACAGCGACTTAA